The sequence AGGTTGCCGCGCGCTGGGCTATCGCGTCGAGCAGTTCCCGTTGAATCTGAAGGGCTGCACCGGATCGAGCCTGTGCAATCTCGGCTGCCCGAGCGGCGCGAAGATGGGCACGCATCGCGTGCAGCTGCCTGAAGCCGAACGGCAGGGTGTCTCTGTGGTCACCAACTGCTCCGTCGACCGGATCGACGATCGCGCAGTTGTCGCGACCGTCCGTGAGCGATCGTACGGCGAGCCGTCCGCCTGGGCTCCCGGTGAGTACCGGGTCCGCGCCAAGGCAGTGGTGGTCGCAGCCGGCGCCGTCGGATCGCCCGCGCTGTTGCTGCGGTCCCGGTTGCCAGCGCCGCTTCCGGCTCTGGGCCGGTACTTCACGTGTCATCCCGCGCTGATTCTTGTCGGGCAGCACGACCGCCCCATCACCAACTTCGCCGGACACCCGAAGAGCTTCTACTGCGATCACTTCGCCGATTCGGACGGGTTCCTGCTGGAAACGTGCATGTACTTTCCGTTCACCACCGCCAAGAGCCTGACCGGGTTCGGCGCTGAACACAGCCGCCTGATGGGGGCCATGGACCTGCTGCAGATGATTCTGGTGCTGGCCATCGATCCGCCAGAATCCGACAACCGCGTGATCGTCGATCGCGAGGGCCGGACGGTCGTGCGGTACACGTTCACCGATCGCGTCAAGCGATCGCTCGTGCTCGCCATGCGGGCATCGGCGCGCATCTTCTTTGCGGCAGGGGCGGCCCGCATCCACGCGCCGGCGTCGCCGCAGTTCTTCATTGACGCCGCCGACGCGGATCGCGTCGATGACTTGATCCCGCTGGATGGGTTCGTGCCGGGCAAGATCGCCATCGCAAGCGCACACCCGATGGGAGGGTGCCGCATGGGCTCGAGCCCGGCCGAGTCGGTCACCGACAGCTGGGGCCAGGTCCACGGTGTGCCGTGGCTGTTCGTGGCGGATGGGAGCCTGTTTCCCCGCTGCGCCGAGATCAACCCGTACGTGACCATCATGGCACTGGCCGATCGCGTCGCCGAAGGCGTCGGCCGGCAACTGCCGGAACTGCGAGCGCTGCCGTCATGAAGACGCGGGGATCGGAACTGGTCGTGCGGGCGCTGGAAGATGCGGGAGCGCGATTCGCGTTCGGGATCCCCGGCACCCACAACATCGAGCTGTACGACGCGCTGCATCGGTCAGAGCAGGTGTTCGCGGTCCTCGTCACAGACGAACAGAGCGCCGGGTTCATGGCCGATGGCGTCTCGCGCACTTCGACGTCGGTGGGCGTCGTCAACGTCGTGCCCGGAGCCGGCATCACGCATAGCCTCTCAGGCATCGCCGAAGCGTACCTGGATGGCATCCCGCTGGTGGTTCTGGCGTGTGGCATCCGCAATGACACGGGCCGCGCGTATCAGCTGCACGACATCGATCAGCTCGCCCTGCTCAGGCCAGTGACCAAGGCCTGTCTCACGCCGGCGACGCCGGATGACCTCTACCAGGTCGTGCGCCAGGCGTTCGATCTGGCCCGGGCCGGGACGCCGGGACCAGTGGCTGTCGAGATCCCCGCGAATTTCTATCTCTTGACGCACGAGGTGGCGGCCCACGAGACCTACAGTCCGGCGACCACCGTGGCCATTGTCGCGTCAGATGCGATCGCCGAGGCCGCGCGCCTGCTGGATGGCGCGACCCGGGTGCTGCTGTATCTCGGATACGGCGCCCGCAACGCCGGGGCCGCACTGGTCGCGATCGCCGAGGCGCTTGGTTCACCCGTCGCGACGACGATCCAGGGCAAGGGCGTGTTTCCAGAGCATCATCCGTTGTGGCTGTGGAACGGTCTCGGCCGCTCCGCGCCGCCGTTTGTGCGGACGGTGGCGGGCGAATGCGACGTCATGCTGGCCGTCGGCTGCCGGTTCGGCGAGGTCGGAACCGGCAGCTGGGGTTTTACCCCTCCGGCCACGCTCATCCACGTCGATATCAACCGCGACGTGTTTCATCGCAACTTCCCGGCGACATTGGCCATCGAAGCCGATGCGTCGGCGTTCGCGGCGGCGCTGCTGCCGCTCATCACGCCCCGCGGCGAATGGGGCGACGCCACTGAACATATGGCCGTCGGCCATCGCGATCTGCGAGAACTGGTCATGCGGGAGCGCAGCGAAACGGGCGTGACGCCGGCGGTCCTGTTCGACGGGCTCCAGCAGCGTTCGCCCGATGCGATCTATGCCACCGACAGCGGGAACGGGACGTTTCTCGGAATGGAACATCTCAGACTGGACGCGCCGGGCCGGTTTCTCGCGCCGGTGGATTTTTCCTGCATGGGATATGCGGTGCCGGCGGCCATCGGCGCCAAGCTGGCCAACCCGACTCGTGACGTGGTCGCCCTCCCGGGGGATGGGGCGCTGCTGATGACGGGGCTGGAGCTGGCGACGGCCGCTTCGTACAGCCTCGGTGTCGTGGTCTGCGTGCTGCGCGACGGCGAACTCGCGCAG comes from Acidobacteriota bacterium and encodes:
- a CDS encoding thiamine pyrophosphate-binding protein, producing the protein MKTRGSELVVRALEDAGARFAFGIPGTHNIELYDALHRSEQVFAVLVTDEQSAGFMADGVSRTSTSVGVVNVVPGAGITHSLSGIAEAYLDGIPLVVLACGIRNDTGRAYQLHDIDQLALLRPVTKACLTPATPDDLYQVVRQAFDLARAGTPGPVAVEIPANFYLLTHEVAAHETYSPATTVAIVASDAIAEAARLLDGATRVLLYLGYGARNAGAALVAIAEALGSPVATTIQGKGVFPEHHPLWLWNGLGRSAPPFVRTVAGECDVMLAVGCRFGEVGTGSWGFTPPATLIHVDINRDVFHRNFPATLAIEADASAFAAALLPLITPRGEWGDATEHMAVGHRDLRELVMRERSETGVTPAVLFDGLQQRSPDAIYATDSGNGTFLGMEHLRLDAPGRFLAPVDFSCMGYAVPAAIGAKLANPTRDVVALPGDGALLMTGLELATAASYSLGVVVCVLRDGELAQIAQFQRTALGREENSVLPPFSVESLAATVGAEYVACRQDAHVPAALDRAFEVARGGRPVMVEVAIDYSRKTFFTSGVVASTFWRLPWSDRVRMLGRAVSRNLQRLD
- a CDS encoding GMC family oxidoreductase N-terminal domain-containing protein, with product MLDRDADIIIIGSGAGGGTIASELASLCRDGARVVVLEAGPKLRDSEFTGREVEMARRLYVDDGGFLTEDRSMTLALGRAYGGSTVVYTGTSLTITEPTLARWAVPGLTHSDVIRRSQKYLAANAVHLLAEDDLNDNNRLFAEGCRALGYRVEQFPLNLKGCTGSSLCNLGCPSGAKMGTHRVQLPEAERQGVSVVTNCSVDRIDDRAVVATVRERSYGEPSAWAPGEYRVRAKAVVVAAGAVGSPALLLRSRLPAPLPALGRYFTCHPALILVGQHDRPITNFAGHPKSFYCDHFADSDGFLLETCMYFPFTTAKSLTGFGAEHSRLMGAMDLLQMILVLAIDPPESDNRVIVDREGRTVVRYTFTDRVKRSLVLAMRASARIFFAAGAARIHAPASPQFFIDAADADRVDDLIPLDGFVPGKIAIASAHPMGGCRMGSSPAESVTDSWGQVHGVPWLFVADGSLFPRCAEINPYVTIMALADRVAEGVGRQLPELRALPS